The following proteins are encoded in a genomic region of Natrinema sp. DC36:
- a CDS encoding BREX protein BrxB domain-containing protein, with translation MTSKRPFHDFTERLAQFADGRRGIRNPFVIVPVQPKYEQRVADRLSEWATNPNQTEGFPENGTVQVLRLDELFVETDVFELAVDLGKNSEPETITETMQDRLAEELVAVMVEEIESPAQQRHVVLLTHLGSLYPFTRASELLDELDRRNIQSTIGIPFPGDIVGGKLSFFGEESRNYYPAHQIEGRIEGVHLQ, from the coding sequence ATGACGAGCAAGCGTCCCTTCCACGATTTCACGGAGCGACTCGCACAGTTCGCTGACGGTCGACGCGGTATCCGAAACCCGTTCGTGATCGTCCCCGTACAGCCAAAGTACGAGCAACGTGTCGCCGATCGGCTCTCCGAGTGGGCCACAAATCCAAACCAAACAGAGGGGTTCCCGGAGAATGGAACCGTCCAAGTGCTTCGACTTGACGAACTGTTCGTCGAAACCGATGTCTTCGAACTCGCAGTCGATCTCGGAAAGAACAGCGAACCAGAGACGATCACCGAAACCATGCAAGACCGATTAGCAGAGGAACTCGTCGCAGTCATGGTCGAAGAGATCGAGTCACCAGCTCAGCAGAGGCACGTCGTCCTTCTCACGCATCTCGGGAGTCTCTATCCGTTCACGCGTGCCTCGGAACTGCTCGATGAACTCGATCGCCGTAACATACAGTCGACCATCGGTATCCCGTTCCCCGGAGACATCGTCGGTGGGAAATTGAGCTTCTTCGGTGAGGAATCGCGCAACTACTACCCCGCCCACCAAATCGAGGGGCGGATCGAAGGGGTGCATCTCCAATGA